In a single window of the Thermoplasma sp. Kam2015 genome:
- a CDS encoding pyridoxal-phosphate dependent enzyme yields MEELLNVEAKPPGRTPTIKAYALGNELHLNNLFLKFEGANATGTQKDRISEAHVINAMRGGYNGIAVGTCGNYGASIAYFAHRYGVKSYIGIPKSYSHDRTDFMEAEHAEIIYYDGKYEETVDYVRDFSRDNGLYDASPGSANSAIDKMMYATIAFEIYEALLRVPSYVIVPVGNGTTLAGIYHGFRRMYEEGVIDHLPRMVGVSTSGGNPIVDSWRHGYSRVIDLNPDEIRETAVNEPLVSYRSFDGQDALNAIRETHGRAMYVSDEEMIYYSNLIYRVEGLNPLPASASAVAAINHIRIKSDETVVSVITGRQI; encoded by the coding sequence ATGGAAGAACTGCTAAACGTTGAGGCAAAACCCCCGGGGCGTACGCCCACAATAAAAGCGTATGCACTTGGGAATGAGCTCCATTTGAACAACCTTTTTTTGAAGTTCGAAGGAGCAAACGCAACAGGGACTCAGAAAGATCGCATCTCTGAGGCGCATGTTATAAATGCTATGAGAGGAGGATACAATGGAATAGCCGTAGGCACATGCGGTAACTATGGTGCGTCCATTGCCTATTTTGCTCACAGATATGGCGTAAAATCCTACATCGGTATTCCGAAATCCTATTCTCATGACAGAACGGACTTCATGGAGGCTGAACATGCGGAGATCATCTACTATGATGGAAAGTATGAGGAGACAGTTGACTACGTCAGGGATTTCTCAAGGGACAATGGACTATATGATGCTAGCCCTGGATCTGCAAATTCTGCCATAGATAAGATGATGTACGCCACAATAGCCTTCGAGATCTATGAGGCGCTGCTCAGAGTTCCCTCATATGTAATAGTTCCTGTTGGGAATGGTACCACACTGGCCGGCATTTACCATGGCTTCAGGAGGATGTACGAGGAGGGAGTGATCGATCATCTGCCGAGGATGGTTGGCGTAAGCACATCAGGAGGGAATCCGATAGTCGATTCATGGAGGCACGGATACAGCAGGGTCATCGATCTGAACCCAGATGAAATAAGGGAGACGGCCGTAAATGAACCACTCGTTTCCTACAGATCCTTCGATGGGCAGGACGCCCTGAATGCCATAAGGGAGACGCATGGAAGGGCCATGTACGTTAGCGACGAAGAGATGATCTACTACTCCAACCTGATCTACAGGGTGGAGGGTTTGAATCCGCTGCCAGCATCAGCTTCAGCTGTCGCAGCGATAAACCATATCAGGATCAAGTCTGATGAAACTGTTGTCTCTGTAATAACGGGGAGGCAGATATAA
- a CDS encoding hemerythrin domain-containing protein — translation MADLSELLMVEHSAIRLLAKVSYGKDSLDIFEDFNDYLVKDHVEVEERILFPAIMDFEWEDRNEFEKTVNRIKADHKLIEALANNLIKWKRSGDEDLFKLRLPLFYKTLTEHNLSEEDQIFPRWKRIDDEVRNSTLCEALNLIEETGIERYSRNTGISKEFIAYIDPKNSAGKPQNFGPHE, via the coding sequence ATGGCTGATCTGTCCGAATTGCTGATGGTGGAGCACTCCGCTATACGTTTGCTCGCAAAGGTATCCTATGGAAAGGATTCGCTGGATATCTTTGAGGATTTCAACGATTATCTCGTGAAGGATCATGTTGAGGTTGAGGAGAGAATTCTCTTTCCAGCCATAATGGATTTTGAATGGGAAGACAGGAATGAGTTCGAAAAAACCGTAAACAGGATAAAGGCCGACCACAAGCTAATAGAAGCGCTGGCAAATAACCTCATAAAGTGGAAGAGATCCGGAGACGAAGATCTTTTCAAACTCAGGCTGCCTCTCTTTTATAAGACTCTAACGGAACACAATCTCTCTGAAGAAGATCAGATATTCCCAAGGTGGAAAAGGATCGATGATGAGGTGAGGAACAGTACCCTTTGTGAGGCGCTGAATTTGATTGAAGAAACAGGAATTGAAAGGTATTCTCGGAATACAGGAATTTCAAAGGAATTCATTGCTTACATAGATCCGAAGAATTCGGCAGGAAAACCTCAGAACTTTGGGCCACATGAATAA
- a CDS encoding regulator, which yields MLLILDEYFKEHPIKLRIIDGLYRSGISIRDGRFFTNDVEISVSEIANAFDVNRKTVYETIKLVESSEPLKKVMSSIKPMADIADVALLTGNQIITAYTSLGHFPYVFREIFSAISKYGCYIREIFSRNISQEESFIRIIFYRPIPDKIIGQIRKIDGVKSLEVRVSTDVDQILCNNCDIKICPTKYISDVEKEEIGDL from the coding sequence ATGCTGCTTATCCTCGACGAATATTTCAAGGAACATCCAATTAAGCTGAGGATAATAGACGGCCTCTACAGATCCGGAATCTCCATCAGAGACGGAAGATTTTTCACTAACGATGTGGAGATATCTGTAAGCGAAATAGCAAACGCATTTGACGTCAACCGCAAGACAGTTTACGAAACAATAAAGCTTGTTGAATCCAGCGAACCGCTGAAGAAGGTGATGTCATCAATAAAACCCATGGCCGATATAGCAGATGTGGCGCTGCTCACCGGAAACCAGATAATAACGGCTTATACCAGCCTCGGGCATTTTCCATATGTTTTCAGGGAGATATTCAGCGCCATATCAAAATACGGATGCTACATAAGAGAGATCTTTTCCAGGAACATAAGCCAGGAGGAGAGTTTCATAAGGATCATATTTTACAGGCCTATACCGGATAAGATAATAGGCCAGATAAGAAAGATAGATGGCGTGAAATCCCTTGAAGTGAGGGTCAGCACAGACGTCGATCAGATCCTTTGCAACAACTGCGATATAAAGATATGCCCCACAAAATACATATCAGACGTCGAAAAAGAGGAAATTGGAGATCTATGA
- a CDS encoding ATP/GTP-binding protein, with translation MLGALYVVGPAGTGKSTFSGSLNEWLKRMEFDSAIINLDPGADYLPYEPDFDIREYISLDSIMSDYNLGPNGSQIVAADMIVSYTDKISEFLEDLDDYYVIIDTPGQIELFTFRTSSTEIVEKVSGQRSMMAYIADAPLSTYPSGFIAQKMLYASVFSRFFRPMMFVINKVDLVSDDDIREIKKWEVSPDLLNEAFMDEKGQMEKDYFIGLLQAFKESNIMTKIYPVSSKDSFGFEDVYSQMALYFAGGEDNDTYKEE, from the coding sequence ATGCTAGGTGCACTCTACGTTGTAGGTCCGGCTGGAACAGGTAAATCAACATTCTCAGGTTCGCTGAACGAATGGCTCAAACGCATGGAATTCGATTCAGCGATAATAAATCTTGATCCGGGTGCAGATTATCTGCCGTATGAACCGGATTTTGATATAAGGGAATACATATCGCTGGATTCCATCATGTCAGATTACAATCTGGGTCCAAATGGATCGCAGATAGTTGCTGCGGACATGATCGTGAGCTACACTGATAAGATATCGGAGTTCCTTGAGGATCTTGACGATTACTATGTGATAATCGATACGCCAGGGCAGATAGAGCTGTTCACATTCCGCACGTCGTCAACGGAGATCGTAGAAAAAGTATCCGGGCAGAGATCCATGATGGCGTACATAGCAGATGCCCCGCTCTCAACCTATCCATCGGGCTTCATAGCACAGAAGATGCTCTATGCCTCGGTTTTCTCACGATTCTTCAGGCCGATGATGTTTGTGATCAACAAGGTTGATCTGGTCTCCGATGACGATATAAGGGAGATCAAAAAATGGGAGGTCTCTCCCGATCTTCTGAACGAGGCCTTTATGGATGAAAAGGGCCAGATGGAAAAGGACTACTTCATCGGCCTGCTTCAGGCGTTCAAGGAGAGCAACATAATGACAAAAATATATCCAGTATCCTCAAAGGATTCATTCGGGTTTGAAGATGTATATTCGCAGATGGCGTTATATTTTGCTGGAGGCGAGGATAACGACACCTACAAAGAGGAATGA
- a CDS encoding aldo/keto reductase has product MAEFDGTGRNVSVIGVGTWSLEGSRSDNIRSIRYAIDHGINFIDTAEMYGTEDIVGEAIKGYDREDLFIATKVWPTHFSYHDVIRSCEESLKKLKTDYIDLYQLHWPNPSISIKETMSAMEHLVDEGMIRYIGISNFSVKETEEAMKAMAKYRIVSNQLEYNVATREIEDDGVYDLCKKNGMAIIAYSPLSHGKIFDNEVILDKLKAIGRKYNRSPAQVALNWIISKGAFPIPKASSIDHMAENVASADFTLSDEDMRSLDSIYRDHPIRSIARRYKNR; this is encoded by the coding sequence ATGGCAGAATTCGACGGAACAGGAAGGAATGTATCGGTTATCGGAGTGGGGACATGGTCCCTGGAGGGGTCCAGATCCGATAACATAAGATCAATACGCTATGCCATAGATCATGGTATAAACTTCATAGACACGGCGGAGATGTATGGAACAGAAGACATCGTGGGGGAGGCCATAAAGGGTTACGATAGGGAGGATCTCTTCATCGCCACGAAGGTGTGGCCGACGCATTTCTCCTATCATGATGTCATAAGATCATGTGAGGAAAGCCTGAAAAAGCTGAAGACCGATTATATAGATCTTTACCAGCTCCACTGGCCCAACCCCTCCATAAGCATAAAGGAAACTATGAGCGCAATGGAGCATCTGGTTGATGAAGGCATGATCAGGTACATAGGAATAAGCAACTTCTCAGTAAAGGAGACCGAAGAAGCCATGAAGGCCATGGCAAAATACAGAATAGTTTCGAACCAGCTGGAATACAACGTTGCCACCAGAGAGATAGAGGATGACGGCGTGTACGACCTATGCAAAAAGAACGGCATGGCCATAATAGCATACAGCCCACTATCGCATGGAAAGATCTTCGATAATGAAGTAATATTAGATAAGCTGAAGGCCATCGGCAGGAAATACAACAGGAGCCCAGCACAGGTTGCCTTAAACTGGATCATAAGCAAAGGGGCATTTCCCATACCAAAGGCAAGCAGTATCGATCATATGGCTGAAAATGTTGCGTCAGCAGACTTCACCCTATCAGATGAAGACATGCGGAGTCTGGATTCGATCTATAGAGATCATCCCATAAGATCCATAGCGAGAAGATACAAGAATCGCTGA
- a CDS encoding tetratricopeptide repeat protein produces the protein MADEFKLNNKEQRADEYNERGISYFNINKYDKAVEEFTKAIEIISDDPDLYHNRGMAYYSMKKYEEAIKDLKKSIALDGSVPDYHNVLGSVYEDMGLVDKAIQEFTEAIKLEGDIPDYYYNRGNAYWKRGEVDKALDDYSKAADLDSTDQIFVYKKYEALMDLGRLEDALATVDKAIRIVPANYNYLLMKADVLIRMGRREEASAVLDEVEKLDPGNQEAERLRKMAMQGDTVR, from the coding sequence ATGGCTGATGAATTTAAGCTCAATAACAAAGAACAGCGTGCTGATGAATACAACGAGAGGGGCATTTCATATTTCAACATCAATAAGTATGATAAGGCAGTAGAGGAATTCACAAAGGCGATAGAGATAATATCGGATGATCCGGATCTTTACCACAACAGGGGCATGGCCTATTACTCCATGAAGAAATATGAAGAGGCCATAAAGGATCTTAAGAAAAGCATAGCCCTAGACGGATCTGTACCTGATTATCACAACGTGCTTGGATCTGTATATGAGGACATGGGCCTTGTGGATAAGGCGATACAGGAGTTCACGGAAGCGATAAAACTGGAAGGTGATATACCGGACTACTACTACAACAGAGGAAATGCATACTGGAAGAGAGGCGAGGTCGATAAGGCGCTTGACGATTATTCGAAGGCAGCTGATCTTGACTCAACAGATCAGATATTCGTATACAAGAAATACGAGGCCCTGATGGATCTTGGCCGGCTTGAGGATGCACTTGCAACGGTCGATAAGGCGATAAGGATAGTTCCTGCGAATTACAATTATCTGCTCATGAAGGCGGATGTACTGATAAGGATGGGCAGAAGGGAGGAGGCCTCTGCAGTCCTTGACGAGGTGGAGAAGCTCGATCCTGGAAATCAGGAAGCAGAAAGGTTGAGGAAAATGGCAATGCAGGGTGATACGGTTCGCTGA
- a CDS encoding thiolase domain-containing protein, which translates to MNRVGIIGYGISKFGKRTDASMYDLIWEAGSEAIKSSGVDKKDIDYMVVSNMGIFSSEELAAVVAGEVLGIKNAGLHRVEAACASGSSAIASAYDAIRSGRSKIAIAVGIEKMSEVESETAIELIGRAGDFLWEYEFFGLTFPGYYALYATAYLNRYGGREEDLALVSVKNHHYAHLNPIAHFNNEISLEDVMKSRYIASPLKLYDSSPITDGSAAVVLASEDVAKQYTDTPVWIDGIGSNLGTANLSKRSDFLHIEAAREAAAKAYRMAKIDQEKPYKHLDGADVHDCFSIAELMAYEDLGFAERGKALDMIRNDETYIGGKIPVNVDGGLISKGHPIGATGVSMAVEASKQLLRKAENGRQIDVRNGRFLAHNVGGTGHYAYVTIYSI; encoded by the coding sequence ATGAACAGGGTAGGAATCATAGGATACGGCATCAGCAAATTCGGCAAACGAACAGATGCTTCAATGTACGATCTAATATGGGAAGCTGGATCTGAGGCTATCAAATCCAGCGGTGTAGATAAAAAGGACATAGATTACATGGTTGTATCCAACATGGGCATATTCAGCTCTGAGGAACTGGCTGCAGTTGTGGCAGGTGAGGTACTCGGAATAAAGAATGCGGGGCTGCACAGGGTTGAGGCCGCATGTGCCAGCGGCAGCTCTGCAATAGCATCTGCATATGATGCGATCAGATCGGGACGTTCAAAGATAGCCATAGCTGTGGGCATAGAGAAGATGAGTGAAGTCGAAAGTGAAACAGCCATAGAGCTGATAGGCAGAGCCGGTGACTTCCTCTGGGAATACGAGTTTTTCGGTCTGACATTTCCGGGCTATTATGCGCTCTACGCCACAGCCTACCTGAACAGGTATGGTGGCAGAGAAGAGGATCTGGCGCTGGTTTCGGTGAAAAATCACCATTATGCGCATCTGAATCCGATTGCCCATTTCAACAACGAAATAAGCCTGGAAGACGTGATGAAGAGCAGGTACATAGCATCTCCATTGAAGCTCTACGACTCTTCGCCCATTACGGATGGATCCGCAGCAGTGGTGCTTGCATCTGAGGATGTGGCAAAGCAGTATACCGACACCCCTGTTTGGATAGATGGAATAGGATCGAACCTCGGTACTGCAAACCTGAGCAAAAGGAGCGACTTCCTGCACATAGAGGCGGCAAGAGAAGCTGCGGCCAAGGCGTACAGGATGGCAAAGATAGATCAGGAGAAGCCATACAAGCACCTGGACGGGGCAGACGTACATGACTGCTTCTCAATTGCCGAACTGATGGCATACGAAGATCTGGGCTTTGCGGAGAGAGGAAAGGCGCTGGACATGATAAGGAACGATGAGACATACATTGGAGGTAAAATTCCAGTAAACGTGGACGGAGGTTTGATATCCAAGGGCCACCCCATCGGTGCAACGGGCGTTTCAATGGCGGTAGAAGCATCCAAGCAGCTGCTGAGAAAGGCGGAGAATGGACGCCAGATCGATGTCAGGAACGGCAGGTTTCTGGCGCACAATGTTGGCGGTACCGGTCACTACGCCTATGTGACCATATATTCAATATGA
- a CDS encoding Zn-ribbon domain-containing OB-fold protein, with amino-acid sequence MPEYIAKDEKSGNPLLVDMRSLNIRYRIPVSRIEKFYESLDKGIIMGTKCPVCGSRFFPPQAWCSECGFSGDMEFYPLDTHGHLLTFTRIFAKPKSFSGFGDYTVGIAHLDRENINVLAWIDDAIQKPEVGMEISIKVEKRKEDNATVYFISKP; translated from the coding sequence ATGCCGGAATACATAGCAAAGGATGAAAAGAGCGGGAATCCACTGCTGGTGGATATGCGCAGTCTCAACATAAGATACAGAATACCTGTTTCCAGGATAGAAAAATTTTACGAAAGCCTTGATAAGGGCATAATAATGGGAACAAAGTGCCCTGTTTGTGGTTCAAGGTTCTTTCCGCCTCAGGCATGGTGTTCTGAATGCGGTTTTTCCGGAGACATGGAATTCTATCCGCTGGATACTCATGGGCATTTGCTCACGTTCACAAGAATATTTGCAAAACCAAAATCGTTTTCAGGCTTCGGAGATTATACCGTTGGAATAGCACATCTGGACAGAGAGAACATCAATGTGCTGGCATGGATCGATGACGCCATACAGAAGCCAGAGGTTGGCATGGAAATATCAATAAAGGTTGAAAAGAGAAAGGAGGACAACGCAACGGTTTACTTCATTTCTAAACCGTGA
- a CDS encoding ferritin family protein, whose amino-acid sequence MPRYEVSEDLSEKIKDLSRARQSLIEEIEAMMFYDERADATKDADLKHIMEHNRDDEKEHAVLLLEWIRRHDPALDRELHEILYSNKPIKELGD is encoded by the coding sequence ATGCCAAGATATGAAGTTTCGGAGGATCTTTCCGAAAAGATAAAGGATCTGAGCAGAGCCAGGCAGTCCCTGATAGAGGAGATTGAAGCCATGATGTTCTATGACGAGCGTGCAGATGCCACGAAGGATGCAGATCTCAAGCACATAATGGAGCACAACAGGGATGATGAGAAGGAGCATGCCGTGCTGCTGCTGGAATGGATCAGGAGGCACGATCCTGCCCTGGACAGGGAACTGCACGAGATACTCTACTCCAACAAGCCCATAAAGGAGCTTGGAGACTGA
- a CDS encoding DNA polymerase II large subunit, translating into MPSKIFDLEGYRKYISEKVKQAYDIAQEARSKGLDVSDHVEIPLASDMAERIEALIGIKGIAQEIRDLSSKMSREEVSLEMSRRIAAMFRDNRKEALDKAIRVGLAILTEGILVAPLEGIADVYIGKNYDGSEYVGISYAGPIRGAGGTAQALSVLIGDVVRRELGISRFQPTDDEVERYIEEIESYDRVKHLQYLPTPDEIKLVVRNSPICIDGEGSEEEEVSGHRDMDRIKTNRIRGGMCLVLCEGLVQKARKILKYTSSMHLDDWNFLANLGGKTEGKSAKKSDKFLKDIVAGRPVFSHPSRPGGFRLRYGRSRVSGLAAASLNPATMYIMGKFIAIGSQIKVELPGKAAAVTPCDTIDGPTVLLKNGDHVRINDMETARELYDDVVEITDAGEILIAYGDFLENNYPLPTPSFTVEWWNQYLPEDLRGTKVDQFSAVELCRKYGVPLHPDFDYYWHDISFEDLEFLRSIVLKCRITDEGAMMPYNASDVLIRLGIQFRRSGDDLIVGDYYPLLVSLGYDIDGGRIVSVRNYERKESVLDTVNYLSGIKIKPRAPTRVGSRLGRPEKAGDRKMKPMVHALFPVESYGEARRSIIGANRNSEGMYKAEVFFYRCTSCGFETPTPVCPRCGSHCNPEGERTGNIDLESILRRAENVLGISLDDLKEFKGVKKLMSREKVAEPIEKGILRSIHDISVNKDGTCRFDMSDIPITHFRYREIGISAEKIEELGYEAKEVNELFPQDVIIPRKAAKYLFNVSKFIDDLLVKYYNMPPFYSLESEEDLIGHLVIGLAPHTSGGVVGRIIGFSDVNAFYAHPFFHAAKRRNCDGDEDSIMLLMDGFLNFSARYLPSTRGGLMDAPLVLSVLINPDEIDKEALNVDTLSRYPLIFYEAAERHASPSEVEETMMTMKVRIKKTGTYMGSSYTMETSDINAGVLVSSYKTLGTMDEKISEQLGLAKKLRAVDADDVAARVISTHFLPDMYGNFRRFFSQEFRCTKCNAKYRRIPLSGRCLKCGSNSLTLTIHKGSVVKYLNETLKIAENYRLPDYLRARIDNLARTIKETFPDEDEEDEKNEAREVKITDLDMY; encoded by the coding sequence ATGCCCTCAAAGATTTTTGATCTTGAAGGTTACAGGAAATACATATCGGAAAAGGTTAAGCAGGCCTATGACATTGCACAGGAGGCTAGGTCAAAGGGGCTTGACGTTTCTGATCACGTGGAAATACCTCTTGCCTCGGATATGGCGGAGAGGATAGAGGCGCTTATAGGCATAAAGGGCATAGCCCAGGAGATAAGGGACCTCAGCAGCAAAATGTCCAGAGAGGAAGTTTCCCTTGAGATGTCCAGGAGAATAGCAGCCATGTTTAGGGATAACCGCAAGGAGGCCCTAGACAAGGCCATAAGGGTAGGCCTGGCCATTCTGACAGAGGGTATACTTGTCGCTCCGCTCGAAGGCATAGCAGATGTCTACATAGGGAAGAACTACGATGGAAGCGAATATGTGGGCATATCATATGCTGGGCCAATACGTGGCGCTGGTGGAACCGCTCAGGCGCTGAGTGTTCTCATAGGCGACGTTGTCAGAAGGGAGCTTGGCATCTCGAGGTTCCAGCCCACCGACGACGAAGTTGAGCGATACATAGAGGAAATAGAGAGCTATGACCGTGTGAAGCATCTTCAGTATCTGCCCACGCCGGACGAGATAAAGCTGGTCGTCAGGAATTCCCCAATATGCATAGACGGCGAGGGCAGTGAGGAGGAAGAGGTATCCGGGCACAGGGACATGGACAGGATCAAGACAAACAGGATACGCGGTGGCATGTGTCTGGTCCTGTGTGAAGGTCTTGTGCAGAAGGCAAGAAAGATACTGAAGTACACAAGTTCCATGCACCTTGATGACTGGAACTTTCTCGCCAATCTTGGAGGAAAGACCGAGGGTAAGTCGGCAAAGAAATCAGACAAATTCCTAAAGGATATAGTTGCTGGCAGGCCCGTATTTTCACATCCATCGAGACCTGGAGGTTTCAGGTTGAGATATGGCAGGAGCCGGGTATCAGGCCTTGCGGCTGCATCTCTGAATCCGGCCACGATGTACATAATGGGAAAGTTCATAGCCATTGGGTCGCAGATAAAGGTTGAGCTACCGGGAAAGGCTGCTGCCGTGACTCCATGCGATACCATTGATGGTCCCACTGTACTCCTAAAGAATGGGGATCACGTAAGGATAAACGATATGGAAACTGCAAGGGAACTTTACGATGACGTGGTCGAGATAACTGACGCTGGTGAAATACTGATAGCATATGGCGATTTTCTGGAGAATAATTATCCGCTTCCGACGCCATCTTTCACCGTGGAATGGTGGAATCAGTATCTGCCTGAGGATCTGAGGGGAACGAAGGTGGATCAGTTTTCGGCTGTGGAACTGTGCAGAAAGTATGGTGTTCCACTGCACCCAGATTTCGACTATTACTGGCATGACATCTCCTTTGAGGATCTTGAATTCCTCAGGAGCATCGTGCTTAAATGCAGGATAACCGATGAGGGCGCCATGATGCCGTATAATGCCTCTGATGTGCTGATCAGGCTTGGCATCCAGTTTCGAAGATCCGGAGATGATCTGATCGTAGGGGACTATTATCCACTTCTCGTATCGCTTGGCTATGACATCGATGGAGGGAGGATAGTCAGCGTGAGGAATTATGAGAGGAAGGAAAGCGTTCTGGACACCGTGAATTATCTTTCTGGCATAAAGATAAAGCCTAGGGCGCCCACCAGGGTTGGATCCAGGCTGGGCAGACCTGAGAAGGCTGGGGACAGGAAGATGAAGCCCATGGTTCATGCACTCTTTCCGGTTGAGAGCTACGGTGAGGCAAGAAGATCAATAATAGGTGCAAACAGAAACAGCGAAGGAATGTACAAGGCGGAGGTGTTCTTCTATCGATGTACATCATGCGGGTTTGAAACGCCAACTCCGGTGTGCCCCAGGTGCGGGAGCCACTGCAATCCAGAGGGGGAGAGGACGGGGAATATAGATCTGGAATCCATACTCAGGAGGGCAGAAAACGTACTGGGCATATCTCTGGACGATCTAAAGGAGTTCAAGGGGGTCAAGAAGCTTATGTCTAGGGAGAAGGTGGCGGAACCCATAGAGAAGGGCATACTCCGCTCGATACACGACATCTCTGTCAACAAGGATGGAACCTGCCGCTTTGACATGTCGGATATACCGATAACGCATTTCAGATACAGGGAGATAGGGATAAGCGCTGAGAAGATCGAGGAACTCGGGTATGAGGCGAAGGAGGTGAACGAGCTCTTCCCGCAGGACGTTATAATACCAAGGAAGGCGGCGAAGTATCTCTTCAACGTTTCAAAATTCATAGACGATCTCCTTGTGAAATACTACAATATGCCCCCGTTCTATTCACTGGAAAGCGAGGAAGACCTCATAGGCCATCTCGTGATTGGGCTCGCACCTCACACATCAGGAGGTGTCGTGGGCAGAATAATAGGCTTCAGCGATGTTAATGCATTCTACGCGCATCCATTCTTCCATGCCGCAAAGAGGAGAAACTGCGATGGCGATGAGGACAGTATAATGCTGCTTATGGACGGTTTCCTCAATTTCTCGGCAAGATACCTGCCATCCACAAGAGGAGGCCTCATGGATGCACCGCTTGTCCTATCTGTGCTCATAAACCCAGACGAGATAGACAAGGAGGCTCTGAATGTTGATACGCTTTCTAGATATCCGCTCATATTCTATGAGGCAGCGGAGCGCCATGCGTCACCATCTGAGGTGGAGGAGACGATGATGACCATGAAGGTAAGGATAAAGAAGACAGGTACGTACATGGGTTCATCATATACCATGGAAACATCGGACATAAATGCCGGTGTACTCGTTTCTTCCTACAAGACCCTTGGCACGATGGACGAGAAGATCAGCGAACAGCTCGGCCTTGCAAAGAAGCTCCGGGCAGTTGATGCTGATGACGTCGCTGCAAGGGTCATATCGACGCATTTCCTCCCAGACATGTACGGAAATTTCAGGAGATTCTTCTCTCAGGAATTCCGCTGCACCAAGTGCAATGCAAAATACAGGCGCATACCCCTATCAGGCCGCTGTCTGAAGTGCGGATCAAACAGCCTAACGCTCACCATACACAAGGGGAGCGTGGTGAAATATCTCAACGAAACGCTGAAGATAGCCGAAAACTACAGGCTACCTGATTACCTCAGGGCAAGGATAGACAATCTGGCAAGGACCATAAAGGAGACGTTTCCAGACGAAGATGAAGAGGATGAAAAGAATGAGGCCAGGGAAGTTAAAATAACCGACCTTGATATGTACTGA